From Enhydrobacter sp., the proteins below share one genomic window:
- a CDS encoding IclR family transcriptional regulator, with product MDREPASSTRTLQAKDLEGEPTGARRRGPAATGRTTGTPGKPVGAIVAAASVLRALHASERPLNASEVARAAGLHRGTAYNILRTLQAEGFVGYDEATRSYSMSLRILEFAYGVLQSSGLMDLARPPMHALSDAHGVSVYLSKVLGRSSLLLLDWVGTAFRNDLYVMVGRQYPGPAGASGVIMAAFGNSTEPELEALLAQVRWYRKPSFPEFVARVKDAKQSGFAVDRGTMFQGITQVSVPVLSPSWELLLILTAAGHSYDLGDDALGPLSRAMQSAAGRLSESVRLLRLG from the coding sequence ATGGATCGGGAGCCGGCGAGCTCAACCAGAACGCTTCAAGCGAAAGACCTCGAAGGCGAGCCGACCGGTGCGAGGCGCCGGGGACCGGCGGCGACCGGTAGGACCACGGGAACGCCCGGGAAGCCTGTCGGCGCGATCGTCGCGGCCGCGAGTGTCCTCCGGGCGCTGCATGCTTCCGAGCGGCCCTTGAACGCCAGCGAGGTCGCCCGCGCCGCGGGCCTGCATCGCGGCACCGCCTACAACATCCTGCGCACGCTGCAAGCTGAGGGCTTTGTCGGCTATGACGAAGCGACGCGCAGCTACTCGATGAGCCTGCGCATTCTCGAATTCGCGTACGGGGTGTTGCAGAGCAGCGGGCTGATGGACTTGGCGCGCCCGCCGATGCACGCGCTTTCCGACGCACACGGCGTGTCGGTGTACCTGTCCAAGGTCCTGGGCCGCTCCTCGCTGCTTCTGTTGGACTGGGTCGGCACCGCGTTTCGCAACGATTTATACGTGATGGTCGGGCGCCAATATCCCGGCCCGGCTGGCGCATCGGGCGTGATCATGGCTGCATTCGGAAACAGCACCGAACCCGAGCTCGAGGCGCTCCTGGCGCAGGTCAGGTGGTACCGAAAGCCTTCCTTTCCCGAGTTCGTAGCGCGGGTGAAGGACGCGAAGCAATCTGGTTTCGCGGTGGATCGCGGAACCATGTTCCAAGGCATCACGCAGGTCTCGGTGCCTGTTCTGTCCCCCTCCTGGGAGCTGCTGCTGATCCTGACGGCCGCGGGGCATTCGTACGACCTCGGCGACGATGCTCTCGGGCCGCTCAGCCGCGCGATGCAATCTGCGGCGGGACGGCTTTCCGAAAGCGTCAGATTGTTGCGGCTTGGATAG
- a CDS encoding alpha/beta hydrolase, with protein MPTGMIVTRSVGAIEIVCLLLKTPRNDMPLDPQIQALLDKGTGVPATHTLPVDVARAQYEARIALMAPPAAVADVCERMIDGPGGPLRLRIYKPLGTGPFPLLVFFHGSGFVLCSLDTHDGMCRNLCAGAACVVVSVDYRLAPEHKFPAGIEDCLHAVRWAAAHASELGADPTRVAVAGDSAGGNMAAVAALRLRDEGGPVLCAQLLLYPVTDYHTPGTPSYEENAEGYGLSRDTMKWFWEHYLSDPAQGAHPHASPLRARDLAGLPPALVITAEYDPLRDEGELYAQKLRAGGVRTALSRYDGVNHGFMFWVGVVDKAGVAMKETCAWLRGALAAPHHSGPMCR; from the coding sequence ATGCCGACGGGCATGATAGTCACGCGCTCTGTCGGCGCAATAGAAATCGTGTGTCTTCTATTGAAGACACCGAGGAACGATATGCCCTTAGATCCGCAGATCCAGGCATTGCTCGACAAAGGCACCGGTGTGCCCGCTACGCACACCCTGCCGGTCGACGTGGCACGCGCGCAGTACGAGGCCCGGATTGCTTTGATGGCGCCGCCGGCTGCGGTCGCCGACGTGTGCGAGCGGATGATCGACGGACCGGGCGGGCCGTTGCGACTGCGCATCTATAAGCCACTCGGGACCGGCCCCTTTCCGCTGCTCGTGTTCTTTCACGGCAGCGGCTTCGTGCTGTGCAGCCTCGACACGCATGACGGCATGTGCCGCAATCTGTGCGCCGGGGCGGCGTGTGTCGTCGTGTCGGTCGATTACCGACTGGCGCCCGAGCACAAGTTTCCCGCCGGAATCGAGGATTGCCTGCACGCTGTCCGCTGGGCGGCCGCCCACGCCTCCGAACTCGGCGCCGACCCAACGCGCGTCGCCGTCGCGGGCGACAGCGCCGGCGGCAACATGGCCGCGGTTGCCGCGCTCAGGCTGCGCGACGAAGGCGGCCCGGTCTTGTGCGCCCAGCTGCTGCTCTACCCGGTGACGGACTACCACACGCCCGGCACGCCTTCATACGAAGAGAACGCCGAGGGCTATGGGCTCAGCCGCGACACGATGAAGTGGTTCTGGGAGCACTACCTGAGCGATCCTGCCCAGGGGGCGCACCCGCATGCCTCGCCGCTCCGCGCCCGTGATCTGGCCGGCTTGCCGCCGGCGCTCGTCATCACCGCCGAATACGACCCGCTACGCGACGAGGGCGAATTATACGCGCAGAAGCTGCGTGCGGGCGGCGTCCGGACGGCGCTGAGCCGGTACGACGGTGTCAACCACGGATTCATGTTCTGGGTCGGCGTCGTCGACAAAGCCGGCGTTGCAATGAAGGAGACCTGCGCATGGCTGCGCGGCGCTCTTGCCGCTCCGCACCATTCCGGACCGATGTGCCGCTGA
- a CDS encoding CoA transferase, giving the protein MTSAEQPGRGGPLAGMKVLEFAGIGPAPMGAMMLADMGAEVLTIDRVEAVELGSPRTPGFDLLRRNRLVTKLDLKSKDTQACALDLAARADVLIEGFRPGVMERLGLGPELCHARNPRLVYARMTGWGQNGPLADRAGHDLNYIALSGALHAIGRDGGPPTPPLNLVGDFGGGALYLVVGVLAALQSRHTTGKGQVIDVAMVDGALSLMTAFYGNYASGRMSLERGTNVVDGGAPYYDVYQCADGEYVSVAAIETRFRRELYKRLGLDPDSLIGQDGAAQRHALKPKLAAIFKQHTRAEWCKVFEGSDACFAPVLSIAETAAHPHNVGRGALQVIDGIAQPAPAPRFQGTPSPVPRPPRRSGTDTDDVLPRWGVDADMIGRLRAANVLA; this is encoded by the coding sequence ATGACGTCAGCAGAGCAACCCGGCCGCGGCGGTCCCCTCGCCGGCATGAAAGTCCTGGAGTTTGCCGGCATCGGGCCGGCGCCGATGGGCGCCATGATGCTGGCCGACATGGGCGCCGAGGTGCTGACGATCGATCGCGTCGAGGCGGTCGAGCTCGGCAGCCCGCGGACACCGGGCTTCGACCTGCTGCGCCGCAACCGGCTGGTCACCAAGCTCGACCTCAAGAGCAAGGATACCCAGGCCTGCGCGCTCGACCTCGCGGCGCGCGCCGACGTGCTGATCGAGGGCTTCAGGCCGGGCGTCATGGAGCGCCTCGGCCTCGGGCCCGAACTCTGCCACGCGCGCAATCCGCGGTTGGTCTATGCGCGCATGACGGGCTGGGGTCAGAATGGCCCGCTCGCCGATCGAGCGGGGCACGACCTCAACTACATCGCGCTTTCGGGCGCGCTGCACGCCATCGGCCGCGACGGCGGGCCGCCGACGCCGCCGCTCAACCTAGTGGGCGACTTCGGCGGCGGCGCCCTCTATCTCGTGGTCGGCGTGCTTGCCGCCCTGCAGTCGCGCCACACGACCGGCAAGGGTCAGGTCATCGACGTCGCCATGGTCGATGGCGCCCTATCGCTGATGACGGCCTTCTACGGCAACTATGCCTCCGGCCGGATGTCGCTCGAGCGCGGCACCAACGTCGTCGACGGCGGCGCGCCCTACTACGACGTCTACCAGTGCGCCGACGGCGAGTACGTCTCGGTGGCCGCGATCGAGACGCGCTTCCGCCGCGAGCTCTACAAGCGGCTCGGCCTCGATCCCGACAGCCTGATCGGTCAGGACGGTGCGGCGCAGCGGCACGCGCTAAAGCCGAAGCTCGCCGCGATCTTCAAGCAACACACGCGCGCCGAATGGTGCAAGGTCTTCGAGGGTAGCGACGCCTGTTTCGCCCCGGTGCTGTCGATCGCCGAGACGGCGGCGCATCCGCACAATGTGGGGCGCGGCGCGCTGCAGGTGATCGATGGCATCGCCCAGCCGGCCCCGGCGCCGCGCTTCCAGGGCACGCCCTCGCCCGTGCCGCGGCCGCCGCGCCGTTCCGGCACCGACACCGACGACGTGCTGCCGCGCTGGGGCGTCGATGCCGACATGATCGGCCGCCTGCGCGCCGCCAACGTCCTCGCCTGA